The following proteins come from a genomic window of Synechococcus sp. BIOS-E4-1:
- a CDS encoding endonuclease MutS2, translated as MSALEETLELLEWPRLCQHLSSFTSTHQGRRHCCRGSLPESLSESLTLQARTQEMASLDGLLDGGLSFQGVGDLDVILLRCSKGGVASGEELLAVADTLGAARRLRRQIDEPELRPVCTALLSDVATLPELEQRLKFAIEEGGRVADRASTALEGLRRQWQELRSRRRDKLQDVIRRWSAHLQDTVIAERNGRPVLAVKAGAGGQCPGMVHDSSASGSTVFVEPKSVVDLGNRLADLDGRIREEEQRVLAELSTAVAEQVDGLLALMAVLLHLDLALARGRYGQWLGAVPPRLEAASDAPFTLQNLRHPLLVWQERKEQGPAVVPVSIEVSPSLRVVAITGPNTGGKTVTLKSLGLAALMARAGLWLPCSGSPILPWCAQVLADIGDEQSLQQSLSTFSGHVRRIGRILAAIDSGPAPALVLLDEVGAGTDPSEGSALATALLRALADRARLTVATTHFGELKALKYSDSRFENASVAFDSETLSPTYHLLWGIPGRSNALAIATRLGLDEGVITQARSLLSPRGDGEANSVIRGLEEQRQRQQAAAEDAAALLARTELLHEELLARWETQKQHSAERQERGRQRLETSIRSGQKEVRQLIRRLRDDQADGETARKAGQRLRKLEDRYRLEQERRQHLGWRPEVGDRIRVLALGKAAEVLAVSDDGLQLKVRCGVMRSTVELSAVESLDGRKPEPPAPVVQIKARRGSGSAEVRTSRNTIDVRGMRVHEAEAAVDDVLRGANGPVWVIHGIGSGRLKRGLRDWLASLAYVERVVDAEQGDGGAGCSVIWVR; from the coding sequence ATGTCCGCTCTTGAGGAAACACTGGAGCTGCTCGAGTGGCCGCGTCTCTGCCAGCATCTCTCCAGCTTCACCAGCACACACCAGGGGCGACGTCACTGCTGCCGAGGCTCACTGCCGGAATCTCTCTCTGAAAGCCTCACCCTTCAGGCGAGAACGCAGGAGATGGCGAGTCTGGACGGTCTCTTGGATGGGGGCCTGAGCTTCCAGGGGGTGGGTGATCTTGACGTGATTCTGTTGCGTTGCAGCAAGGGAGGTGTTGCCTCTGGTGAAGAGCTGCTCGCAGTGGCCGACACCCTGGGCGCAGCTCGTCGTCTGCGCCGGCAGATCGATGAACCTGAGCTGAGGCCGGTTTGCACGGCTCTGCTCTCTGATGTGGCCACCCTGCCGGAGCTGGAACAACGCCTCAAGTTCGCCATTGAGGAAGGCGGTCGTGTGGCCGATCGCGCCAGTACCGCGCTGGAGGGACTGCGTCGGCAATGGCAGGAGCTGCGTTCTCGCAGACGCGACAAGTTGCAGGATGTGATCCGGCGCTGGTCGGCACACCTTCAGGACACGGTGATCGCTGAGCGGAATGGACGACCTGTGCTGGCGGTGAAGGCGGGGGCCGGCGGCCAATGTCCGGGAATGGTTCATGACAGTTCCGCCTCGGGCAGCACAGTGTTTGTGGAGCCCAAGTCGGTGGTCGATCTGGGCAATCGATTGGCGGATCTCGACGGCAGGATCCGTGAGGAGGAGCAGCGCGTTCTCGCCGAACTCAGTACTGCTGTGGCGGAGCAGGTCGATGGTTTGCTCGCACTGATGGCGGTGCTGTTGCATCTGGATTTGGCGCTGGCCCGAGGTCGTTACGGGCAATGGCTCGGTGCTGTCCCCCCGCGGCTCGAGGCCGCCAGCGATGCTCCGTTCACGCTTCAGAATCTCCGCCATCCTCTGCTGGTGTGGCAGGAGCGCAAGGAACAGGGTCCAGCAGTGGTCCCTGTCAGCATTGAGGTCTCACCTTCTCTGAGGGTGGTTGCGATTACGGGTCCGAACACCGGAGGCAAGACCGTCACGCTCAAGAGTCTTGGACTCGCTGCACTGATGGCGCGTGCAGGCCTCTGGCTCCCCTGCAGTGGCAGTCCAATCCTGCCGTGGTGCGCCCAGGTACTTGCTGACATTGGTGATGAACAATCACTGCAGCAGAGCTTGTCCACCTTCAGTGGCCATGTGAGGCGCATCGGGCGCATCCTGGCGGCCATCGATTCGGGCCCAGCTCCTGCTCTGGTGCTGCTTGATGAAGTTGGAGCAGGGACTGATCCAAGCGAGGGCAGTGCTCTGGCCACGGCTCTGCTGCGGGCGCTGGCCGATCGGGCCCGGCTCACCGTGGCGACAACCCACTTCGGTGAGCTCAAGGCTCTCAAGTACAGCGATTCCCGTTTCGAAAATGCATCGGTCGCTTTCGACAGTGAAACTCTCTCGCCGACGTATCACCTGCTCTGGGGAATTCCGGGTCGCAGCAATGCTCTTGCCATCGCGACTCGGCTCGGCCTCGATGAAGGAGTGATCACCCAGGCGCGCAGTCTTCTTTCCCCGCGAGGAGACGGTGAGGCCAACAGCGTGATCCGTGGTCTCGAGGAACAGCGTCAGCGTCAGCAGGCGGCTGCCGAGGATGCGGCTGCCCTTTTGGCGCGCACTGAATTGCTGCATGAAGAGCTGCTGGCGCGGTGGGAGACACAGAAGCAACACTCCGCTGAACGGCAGGAACGGGGCAGGCAGCGCCTCGAGACCTCCATTCGCTCCGGACAGAAGGAAGTGCGTCAGCTGATCCGCCGTCTCCGTGATGATCAGGCCGATGGTGAAACGGCACGGAAGGCCGGTCAGCGCCTGCGCAAGCTGGAAGATCGTTATCGACTTGAGCAAGAGCGACGACAGCATCTGGGTTGGCGCCCTGAGGTGGGTGATCGCATCCGTGTGCTGGCACTCGGCAAAGCTGCCGAAGTGCTTGCTGTTTCCGACGATGGCTTGCAGCTAAAGGTGCGCTGTGGCGTGATGCGCAGCACCGTTGAGCTCTCGGCAGTGGAGAGTCTTGATGGACGCAAACCTGAGCCCCCGGCACCGGTGGTTCAGATCAAGGCGCGCCGAGGCAGCGGCTCTGCTGAGGTGCGGACCTCCCGCAACACGATCGATGTGCGTGGCATGCGCGTGCACGAGGCTGAGGCTGCTGTTGACGACGTTTTGCGTGGAGCCAATGGCCCTGTTTGGGTGATCCATGGCATCGGCTCCGGTCGCCTGAAACGTGGCTTGCGCGACTGGTTGGCTTCACTGGCTTATGTCGAGCGTGTGGTGGATGCGGAGCAGGGTGATGGCGGCGCCGGATGCAGTGTCATCTGGGTGCGCTGA
- a CDS encoding ABC transporter ATP-binding protein: MAGVRFEALSKNYPGRGGENPVEVIRDLSLSIEDGEFLVLVGPSGCGKSTLLRLMAGLETPSAGEILVGKQAVTKLRPAKRNVAMVFQSYALYPHLSVRDNLAFGLRRSHRRSAMQQLHDQLHRNTRELPRLLQVRSERESKVEHRVMEVAHALELDQLLDRRPKELSGGQKQRVALGRAMARQPDVFLMDEPLSNLDAKLRGSTRTRIVDLQRKLGTTTLYVTHDQVEAMTMGHRIAVLNQGRLQQLGTPMELYRWPSNLFVAQFIGSPPMNVLPVQVGRSQTLHLGERRMSVEGPLTAALEGLEGRGLNGGIRPEDLRVAPATNRNLQADISHSEVLGNEQLITCRLLDGEHLVQVRADPGLRAIPGSRIHLDADPRGWRLFDDQGNAIPVPIPPSERDETPVLPDLN; this comes from the coding sequence TTGGCCGGCGTTCGCTTTGAGGCGCTCAGCAAGAACTATCCAGGTCGTGGTGGTGAGAACCCCGTTGAGGTGATTCGTGACCTCTCACTATCGATTGAAGATGGTGAGTTTCTGGTGCTGGTCGGTCCTTCCGGCTGCGGCAAGAGCACATTGCTCAGGTTGATGGCAGGCCTTGAGACACCCAGCGCTGGTGAAATCCTGGTGGGGAAGCAGGCCGTAACCAAGCTGAGACCAGCCAAGCGCAATGTGGCGATGGTGTTCCAGAGCTATGCGCTCTACCCGCATCTCAGCGTTCGCGACAACCTGGCGTTCGGACTGCGTCGCAGCCACCGGCGAAGTGCCATGCAGCAGCTCCATGACCAGTTGCATCGAAACACGCGCGAGCTGCCTCGCCTGCTTCAGGTTCGATCTGAAAGGGAATCCAAGGTTGAACATCGGGTGATGGAGGTGGCCCACGCCCTGGAGTTGGATCAGCTGCTGGATCGACGCCCCAAAGAGCTTTCCGGAGGTCAGAAACAACGCGTGGCCCTTGGGCGGGCCATGGCGCGTCAGCCGGATGTCTTTCTCATGGATGAACCGCTGAGCAATCTCGATGCAAAGCTGCGCGGCAGCACCCGCACTCGCATCGTGGACCTCCAGCGAAAGCTGGGTACCACCACCCTGTACGTGACCCACGATCAGGTGGAGGCCATGACCATGGGTCACCGAATCGCCGTACTCAATCAGGGGCGATTGCAGCAGCTGGGCACACCAATGGAGCTCTACCGCTGGCCATCAAACCTGTTTGTGGCGCAGTTCATCGGCAGCCCACCCATGAATGTTCTTCCAGTCCAGGTGGGGCGCAGCCAGACACTCCACCTGGGTGAACGACGTATGAGCGTGGAGGGCCCACTCACCGCTGCACTCGAAGGCCTCGAGGGGAGAGGGCTCAATGGCGGCATCCGTCCGGAAGATCTACGGGTGGCACCTGCCACCAACCGAAACCTTCAGGCAGACATCAGTCACAGCGAAGTGCTGGGCAATGAGCAGCTGATCACCTGCAGGCTGCTCGATGGGGAGCATTTGGTTCAGGTCAGAGCCGATCCGGGCCTCAGAGCGATACCAGGCAGTCGCATTCATCTGGATGCTGATCCGCGTGGATGGCGCCTATTTGACGACCAGGGGAACGCGATTCCCGTGCCGATACCCCCATCAGAGCGAGACGAGACACCAGTGCTTCCCGATCTGAACTGA
- a CDS encoding VOC family protein — protein sequence MSAVQRLGHVAIRVNDMERAVSFYTGLGMRMVWEADDWCYLEAGDSRDGLALLGPKYKAAGPHFAFHFRDRAEVDVVHDRLKASGVAVGGVHDHRDGTASFYLRDPEGNWLEMLYEPPGGIPTNQPGVTQPD from the coding sequence ATGTCTGCGGTTCAGCGCCTTGGTCATGTCGCCATCCGCGTGAACGACATGGAACGGGCTGTGAGTTTTTACACCGGGCTCGGCATGCGCATGGTTTGGGAAGCCGATGACTGGTGCTATCTCGAAGCAGGTGATTCCCGAGACGGCCTGGCGCTGCTGGGTCCTAAATACAAGGCTGCAGGTCCCCATTTCGCCTTTCACTTTCGCGATCGGGCAGAAGTTGATGTGGTGCATGACCGATTGAAGGCTTCGGGTGTCGCGGTCGGTGGGGTCCATGACCACCGCGACGGCACGGCATCGTTTTACCTGCGCGATCCCGAAGGAAACTGGCTGGAGATGCTCTATGAGCCTCCGGGAGGAATCCCCACGAATCAACCTGGAGTCACTCAGCCTGATTGA
- the obgE gene encoding GTPase ObgE, with protein MQFIDQARITVRGGRGGDGIVAFRREKYVPAGGPSGGDGGHGSHVILEADSNLQTLLDFKYKRLFAGTDGRRGGPNRCTGASGQPLVIHVPCGTEVRHLTTGILMGDLTAPGEQLTVAFGGRGGLGNAHYLSNRNRAPEKCTEGRDGEEWPLQLELKLLAEVGIIGLPNAGKSTLISVLSAARPKIADYPFTTLVPNLGVVRRPSGDGTVFADIPGLIAGAAQGAGLGHDFLRHIERTRLLIHVVDGGADDPLGDLQVVEKELEAYGHGLVDRQRLLVVNKLELLDESRREALVADLDRVSGRTPLLISAVMGQGLKELLNQVWMELGV; from the coding sequence GTGCAGTTCATCGACCAGGCGCGCATTACTGTCCGTGGCGGCCGTGGCGGTGATGGCATCGTGGCCTTCCGTCGTGAAAAGTATGTCCCAGCCGGTGGTCCCTCAGGAGGTGATGGGGGGCATGGATCCCACGTGATCCTGGAGGCTGACTCGAATCTCCAGACGTTGCTGGATTTCAAGTACAAGCGATTGTTTGCTGGAACTGACGGTCGCCGTGGCGGTCCCAATCGCTGTACCGGTGCGTCAGGCCAGCCTCTGGTCATTCACGTTCCCTGCGGCACGGAGGTGCGACATCTCACCACGGGAATCCTCATGGGCGATTTGACCGCGCCAGGGGAACAGCTCACGGTGGCGTTCGGAGGCCGCGGCGGCCTGGGAAACGCCCACTATCTGAGCAACCGCAACCGTGCGCCTGAAAAGTGCACCGAGGGACGTGACGGAGAGGAGTGGCCTCTCCAGCTCGAATTGAAGCTGCTGGCAGAGGTCGGAATCATCGGTCTGCCCAACGCAGGCAAAAGCACCCTCATCAGCGTCTTGTCCGCAGCCCGTCCCAAGATCGCCGACTATCCCTTCACCACGCTGGTGCCGAACCTCGGTGTGGTGCGCCGTCCGAGCGGGGATGGCACGGTCTTTGCCGATATCCCTGGCCTGATTGCCGGTGCTGCCCAGGGTGCCGGACTCGGGCACGATTTTCTTCGCCATATCGAGCGCACCCGTCTGCTGATTCACGTGGTGGATGGAGGCGCGGATGATCCTCTGGGTGATCTGCAAGTGGTGGAGAAAGAGCTCGAGGCTTATGGCCATGGCCTGGTCGATCGCCAGCGCTTGCTTGTCGTCAACAAGCTTGAGCTTCTGGATGAGTCGCGGCGTGAGGCATTGGTGGCCGATCTGGATCGAGTGAGTGGTCGGACTCCACTGTTGATTTCAGCGGTGATGGGCCAAGGACTCAAAGAGCTGTTGAATCAGGTCTGGATGGAGCTTGGCGTCTGA
- a CDS encoding CP12 domain-containing protein has product MKSIDEHIKKDQSELEAAKAEGNDAKVRHFSEELESLQEYKKEHPGDSHDPTPIELYCENNPEADECRVYDD; this is encoded by the coding sequence ATGAAATCCATCGACGAACACATCAAGAAGGATCAGAGCGAACTCGAAGCTGCCAAAGCCGAAGGCAACGATGCCAAGGTTCGCCACTTCAGCGAGGAGCTTGAGTCCCTGCAGGAGTACAAGAAGGAGCATCCAGGCGACAGCCACGATCCAACTCCCATTGAGCTCTATTGCGAAAACAACCCTGAAGCCGATGAATGCCGGGTTTATGACGACTGA